The proteins below come from a single Miscanthus floridulus cultivar M001 chromosome 1, ASM1932011v1, whole genome shotgun sequence genomic window:
- the LOC136460140 gene encoding uncharacterized protein: MYFDNTLNVNGAGAGILFITLTKDKLRYVLRIHFLASNNAAEYEACLHGLRIAVALSIKRLMVYGDSTLVINQLNKDCSYSSEKIDTYCTKIRKLEGKFYGIEYRHVVRDQNQPADQLSKIGSSRAAVLSGVFVQDLLVPSIKEEKEVEEVPPTEQLVLVVPSLVVDWREQFIKYLNNSEVPADKTDTERLICRSKHYVLVDGNSMRKSAKEGVLQKCVPQDEGVKLLHKIHFGSCGNYAASRNLDGKAFRASFYWPMAIFDAEDLFRRYEGCQFFTKQIHVPAQELQTIPASWPFACWGLDMIGPFKPAPGGFRYVYVAIDKFSKWIEYKLLVSATTKKAVDLFEDIIHRFGLPNSIITDPGTMFTGHHFWDFYEDRCISVKYVSVAHPRANG; the protein is encoded by the coding sequence atgtactttgacaacACCCTTAATGTCAACGGTGCCGGTGCGGGCATTTTGTTCATtacgctgaccaaggataagctacgttatgttcttcggatacacttcctggcctccaacaacgccgcggaatatgaagcatgtctccatggtcttcgtatagccgtTGCGCTCagcatcaaacgcctcatggtgtacggaGACTCcacgttggttatcaaccagctcaacaaagactgctcctattctagtgagaagatagACACATACTgcaccaaaatcaggaagcttgaaggaaagttctacggtatcgagtaccgccacgtggtacgagatcaaaatcaaccaGCCGACCAGCTCTCAAAAATAGGTTCATCTCGCGCCGCGGTTCTGTCGGGGGTCTTCGTGCAAGATCTCCTagtgccatccattaaagaagaaaaggaagttgaggaggttccccctactgagcagttggtacttgtggtGCCTTCGTTGGTcgtcgattggagggagcaattcatcaagtacctcaacaactctgaagtacccgccgacaagactgaCACCGAGCGCCTAATCTgccgaagtaagcattacgtgttggtagacggtaactcgatgaggaagagtgccaaggaaggggTATTGCAGAAGTGCGTCCCTCAAGACGAAGGAGTGAAGCTGCTTCACAAAATTCATTTTGGTTCCTGTGGCAATtacgcggcctcgagaaacctggatggcaaagctttccgagctagtttctactggcccatggccatcttcgatgcagaagacctcttCCGGCGCTATGAAggatgtcagttcttcaccaagcaaatacacgtaccggcacaggaattgcagaccatcccagcttcttggcctttcgcatgctggggactggacatgattgggcccttcaagccagcgccaggaggtttcaGGTATGTATATgttgccattgataagttctccaagtggatcgagtacaaactgcttgtttcagctactacaaagaaagcagtcgacctctttgaagatatcatacacaggttcggtctcccgaacagcattatcaccgaccccGGAACCatgtttaccggccatcatttttgggacttctatgaagaccggtgcatctccgttaaatacgtttctgttgctcatcctagagctaatggctaG